The Candidatus Liberibacter solanacearum CLso-ZC1 genomic interval AGACAAGTAGCGGTAGTTGTACCGTCTCCTGAATTATCTTCTGCATTAGTCGCTACATCTCGTATCATACGAGCACCGACTTCATGGAAATGATTCTTAAAACTTATACTTTTAGCAACACTCACACCATCCTTAGTGACACGAGGAGCCCCGAAAGAATTAGCGATGATAACACAACGCCCTTTGGGACCGAGAGTACACTTTACAGCGTCAGCAAGTGCGTTCACACCATACGCCACACTGTCCCGAGCATTAATACCCAACTTAATATCTTTAGCAGACATAGACTAAAACTCCTGATTTTACGAAATCATATAATTAACAGAGATCAACAAGATCCCATTTAAACATTACTTATTTTGGCCTGTCTCCAACTACGACACCTATGATATCTGATTCTTGCATAACAAGATATTCTTCATCACTTCCAAGCTTAATTTCCGTTCCAGACCATTTGCCAAAAAGAACGACATCACCAGGCTTTACTTCAGGTTCAATAACTTTTCCAGATTGATCGGTAACACCTGCGCCAACCCATACTACTTCACCTCCACAGGCAGAAGGCTTTTCAGAAACGGTATCTGGTATTATAAGACCGCTTTCTGTCATTGTTTCACTTTGAAGACGGCGTATAACCACACGACCTCTTGACGGACGCAAATAGCGCTTATCCACCATATTCCAACTCCTAAATTTAAAAAAAACGAATACAACAACAAGCTAAAACAATATCCTTGTTACTGTTATCACTCTAATCCACACGAGTGCTAGTAACGTTTATCTAGGAACAAACCACTATGAAGTCAAGGGGGATCCCCCAACAATAAACCAAAAAAGATCAATCACATTTATTACGCTATAAATCAATAATAGGAATGATTGAATCAAAGAATATTTATATTCAATAGTAAATTAAATATCCATGTACTACTATAGATTTTACTGAGGATAAAAAGATCAATCACATTGATTGCACTATAAATCAGTAATAGGAATGATTGAATCAAAGAATATTTATATTCAATAGTAAATTAAATATCCATGTACTACTATAGATTTTACTGAGGATAAAGGAATTTAAATGACGAAAGAAATCTCATCTCTATGTCAAATTTCACCATTTTACGATATCATCCTTTGTGATGTATGGGGAGTGCTCCATAATGGGCAAAAATTATTTCCTGGAAGCATTCCCGCTTTACAAAAAGCGCGTGAGAATGGCTTAAAAATAATATTATTGACCAATTCTCCACGTCCATCTGCCAGTGTTATCTCCCACATACAATCACTAGGATCCTCACAAAAATTCTGGGACGATATAATCACTTCTGGCGATCTAACCCATCACCTACTTGCAAAAGAATCACACAATATATTTTTCATAGGACCTGACAGAGATCGCGTTCTACTTGAAAATCTCAATGTTAAAGTAGTTGATGAACAATATGCCGAAACAATAATTTGCACTGGTTTATACAACGATGAAACAGAAAAACCTGAAGATTATCGCATATTGTTAGAGCCTTTTGCGCGCCGTAACATTCCTTTTATCTGCGCTAATCCCGATATATTAGCCAATCGTGGCAATAAAGTTGTTCCTTGTGCCGGAGCACTAGCCCTCATCTATCAACAATTAAACGGAATAATTAAAATGGTAGGAAAACCCCATTTACCTATCTACGAAATGGCATTTAAAAAAATATCTACTCTATGTAATTCATTAGACAAGAAACGTATACTTGCTATAGGAGATGGAATGGAAACCGACATTAAAGGAGCCCTACAATCCGGAATAGATGCATTATACGTGAGCCAAGGAATTCATACGCATGAATATTCGGCAAATAATAAAATTGAGGCACAAATGTTGCAAAATTTCTTTATAAGGAAAAATTTACATCCTCATTGGTGGATTCGAGAATTAATCTAAACAGGGACAACTATGCACGTTTTCCATAATATTGAAACAAACCAACCACTGCCAAATCATTTAAAGGGTGGGGTAGTCGTCATAGGAAATTTTGACGGAATACATCTTGGGCATTATTCAATACTAGAACATGCCATAAAAATAGCTAATGGCGCTCCAACTGCGGTTCTTTTATTCAGCCCCCATCCCCGTATTGTACTACAATCTTCTACTCCACTATTTACGTTAACCCCCCAATCCATTCAGACAAAAATCCTCGAAAAAATGGGCTTTTCTGCGCTTATTAGATATAAATTTACCCTAGAAATGTCTAATTATTCTTCCGAGCAATTTATCCGTAAAGTGTTAGTAGAATGGCTAGAAGCAAAAAAAGTGATTACAGGATCCCAGTTCCGATTCGGGAAAAATCGTTCTGGAGACGGAACTTTCTTGGAAAAAAGTGGACGAAAATATGGATTTAATACCATCCTCATTGATGAATTGCGTGATAACACCGATCAGATTATATCTTCTAGCAAGATTAGAACAGAATTAACAAATGGCAATGTTCATAACGCTGCTCATTTACTCGGATATCATTTTACCATTGAATCAAAAGTCGTTCATGGAAAAAAAATAGGACGCACATTAGGATTTCCTACAGCAAATATGCAACTATCATCGGAAACCTCACTTAAAGAAGGAGTATATACTATCCATTTTCGCACACAAGATAAAATATCTTATAATGGAATTGCAAACTTTGGTAGAAATCCAACCGTCATTCAAAACGGCCCTCTCCTTCTAGAAAGTTTTATTTTCGACTTCTCTCAAGAAATCTATGGACAAACATGCGCTGTTTCATTCTTTGATTTCTTGCGTCCAGAAATAAAATTTAAAGACCTCCAAGAATTACAAAAGCATACTCAAAAAGATGAGAAAAAAGCTCGCAAACTCCTGGAAAATTACCAACCGTTAAGCGAAAGAGATCGCATAATATGTTTTTAATCCCATCAATAACTTTACTCCTAAAGCCTCTCTTTTCCCATTAAAAACCAATAAAACTATCGATCTTTTTAAGTCTTAAATCTCTCAGAATAATTGATGTTTTCTGGAAGATATGTTATAGATATATTCCACATGTTTTATTGGCTATGAAAGAGGTATCCCCGTTGTTTGTGCGTTTTGTTCATAAAAAAATGATCTTTTGCGTTTTAATCCTCCAATACTGGGCAGCTTTTTGCTCTTATAGTATCGCCCTTCAAACACATGAAATAGCATCCGAATCGGCAACGATTGGAGAGGAAAATTTCCCTCTAGAGAGAGCTGATGGGCAGAAAGAAAAACCCTCTTATCAAAGTAAAAAAGATGTAATAAATAAAAATATACTTGTTCTTTCAAATAAAAAAGATCTGAAAAAACCTAAAAATACAGAAAGTATACTAGATACCTTTCCTCTCCCTCCCCCTCCTGCAAAATATTATAAATGTTGTTAAAAGAAGAAATTTAAACACCATCCGCCTATTTGCAATAGACAAAGAATATGGCAATGATTTGCATAAAAAAATTAGCATCATATTTTATTACCATATAATATCTTTTAACGCACACTCTATCATGCTATCATGCAAATACTAGACAAAAGCAAATAGTAAGTTATACTATGCCTGTTGTAAAAATAATTTCCTTTGGGTGATTAGCTCAGTGGTAGAGCAGCTGACTCTTAATCAGCCGGTCGCTGGTTCGAAACCTGCATCACCCACCATAATTTACTGGTAAATTCCATTGCGAACAAATCCTTATTCTTGATATTTTAATCCATCTCTTTATACTAACATACTACCAGTATAATAGAATGTTCTTATCGCGACATCTTAATCATCTCTTAAAAAGACCACGTATAAATTGATCCTTTCATAGAATGATACCTGATAATAGCTTTTCTCTCACACGTTTCATAAATTATTATTAAAAAAATATAGACTAAAGAATACTTACTAATGTCTTTGTAAATAGATGTATTATCCTAAATTTTTATTTTATTTTGAAAAAATATCCCCACTTAATGGTTTACACTCGTATCATAAAGTGATAGTTGAAAAATGTTTTGAATATGAAAAATCTATGCTGATTATTTTTTGCCGTATCTTTGTTTATTTCAATCTAAAAAAATTGAATTATAACAATACTTTGAAGGCTATTAATTCCAACAATTGAAAGGGGACACCCGTTAATCTAAAAAAAATTGAATTGTAAAAATACTTTGCATGTCATCAATTCCAATTAGATAGGAACACTCGTGATAAATACTGCTAGTACTAATTATAATACCTACAAATATACAAAGATATATGTGTTTATTCTCTTTTTTATCTTTGGAGGAATAACTAGTTTAAACTCTATCCTTATTCCCAAATTACAGAATAGTTTTTCTCTCACATACCTACAAGCAATGCTTGTTGAAGCAGTTTTCTTTTCCTGTTATTTTTTTTTTCCATCCCTGCTGGGATGCTCATCCAACGATATGGTTATATAAAAAGCATCTGCATAGCATTATTGATTTTATCAATAGGTTGCATACTGTTTATAACCACTACTTACATCACAACCTTTGAAGTATTTTTAGTTGCTCTATGTATCTTGGCAATAGGGGTAGTAATTCTTCAAGTTGCTTTGAATCCCCTTGTCTCATTATTGGGAAGTCCCAAGACAACATCTAGTAGACTTACTTTTGCGCAATCCTTTAATTCTTTAGGAACGACTGTTTTCCCCTATATCAGCTCTATATTAATCTTGGGAAATTTAACGGATACGAATAAATCCATACTTCAATCTGAATTGGAAACCAATCAATACCACACAACAAGCGTTATATCGCAAATGTATTTAACAATTGCGATATTTTTATTACTTTTTACCTTTTTATTCTGGAGGCAACGCAATAATTTTACGGAACCTAAAATAAAATACTCAAAATTTTTCCAGATATTTACCATTTTAAAAAAACCTCGATTTGCGATGGGCGCCTTCTGTATCTTTCTTTACGTTGGTGCAGAAGTAGCTATTGGTAGTATTATGGTCAATTATCTAATGCGCCAAGACACCCTATTCCTAGGAAGCGTGTCTGCTGGCCAGCATACCGCGATCTATTGGGGCAGTGCCATGATTGGTCGATTCTTAGGTTGTTGGATACTATCCCGTTTTTCTGATGCCAAAAACTTGTGTGTGTGTTGTCTCACAGCATCTTCTCTCGTGATCATTTCTGCCTGTACTGTTGGCTTTATATCAGGATGGTCTCTAATAATCGTTGGTCTATTCAATTCCATTATGTTTCCTACTATATTTTCTCTAGCAACCGTAGATCTGAAAGATCGAAAATCTGAAGGATCTAGTATTATATGTACCACCATCTCAGGAGGAGTCATTATTCCTTTAATCTTTGGATACATGGCAGACATCACAACCTTAAGAGAAGCATTAATAATCCCTGCTATTTGCTATATGATCATTGCAGCATATGGCATATTCTGTCATGATAAGAAAAGTGGTTCTTCAGCAGAGATAGAATAAACCCTATAGATCTCGTAAAAATAGCGATTGACGCATAATTTGCTGACGGAGAGGTTTTATTGTGTTCAACATATGGAACGTTCCTGTACGTAAAATCTGTAGCAAAGGATAGTTTACAAAGAGCGATCGATTAAACAAATCTGTAAATACAGTCCTCTTAATAACATCTCCACAACGAATAGAATGAAAGCGATTTCCTATATTCTGAAAAGAACTTTTATTTTCCTGAAGCAAATCCAATAAAACAATGATATCTCGGATTGATAAATTAAGTCCTTGCCCACATATCGGAGGAAGTGCGTGCGCAGCTTCTCCAATCAAAACCACCCTATTTTTACCCAAACAATACGATATCATTCCCGATAGAGGAAAACCTTGAACTTCTGTTATCACCTCAATCTTACCAACTGCAGAAAACAAATACTGCTCAAGCCTACGAGATATTTCATTCCAAGGAAGTTTAAGATAAAAATCTGCTTCTTGAGATTCCATAATCCATACAAGACTAGAACAATTACCCCCCATAGGAATTTGAGTGACAGTTCCTAGAGGCTTATGCAACTCTACACATAGACCATTATGAGGCTTAGAATGCTTAAAATTAAGAACAAGCGCTTTTTGTGAATAAGACCATTTTTTTTGTCTAAAACCCATTTGTCGGCGAACCAATGAGTTGCGCCCATCACTACCAACAAGCAATCGACCAATAATTTGCTCTCCTGTAGAAAGAGTAACACTGACCTCTTTTTCTTCTACTTTAACTTTGTCAGCCGAAGCATTAAAACAATGGATAAGAGAATTTTGAGAAATTACCTCATCAAGAACTTCCATTAATGCATGATTAGGAATATTATAACCAAACGCATCTAAACCAATTTCAGTAGATTGAAATACCGCATCTGGAGCCTTGATCAAATAACCAGTAATATCAACCAATTTGAAGGAAGATACAGGTTCTGCAATGTGTTGAATAGAATTCCATACTTCTATATCTTTTAAAAAACCAATGCCTTCATTCATCAGCATAGTCGTTCGCAAATCCTGAAAAGAAGATGAGGGGGAGACAAATGCTGTCAATAGACCTTTTCTTGCAGAGCCAAGTGCAGCAATAAAACCTATCAGTCCACCGCCTATAATAATCACATCAAAACGATTCATTGGATTCTACCTTTATCGAAATGCACTTTTCCCCCGCCAATATAATATACTAACACTGTATATTTTATTGATGATATTGACTAGTAGCAATAAACGCTTTTCTTTCTATGCTATATCATACTATACTGTTTAAAGAAAAAGCTTCTTGCTTTTATAAAAGATAAAATTGTGATAGAAAATTTAAGAAAAAATTAATTGGAATACCCCACGATTGGAAAAATGAATTATAGAAACTTTTCATCTAAATGTATTGGTGCTTTTTCAGTACATATTCTAACTGCTTGCGGTTCTTTTTGTGCATTTCTTGGTGTCATAGCCGCTGCTCAATATCGATTAGTTGATATGTTTTGGTGGATCGGTTTAGCTCTTATTATTGATGGATTTGATGGGCCTATTGCTCGCAAAATGCGTGTCAAGGAAGTTCTACCTAATTGGTCCGGAGATACACTTGATAATATCGTTGATTATCTAACCTACGTCATCCTTCCAGCTTTTGCACTGTATCAAAGCAATTTACTGGATAGCACTGGATCATCTATCGCTGCCGGAATGATTGTTATATCAAGCGCTATTTATTATGCTTATACAAATATGAAAACAGAAGAGCATTTCTTTTCTGGTTTTCCCGCAGTTTGGAACATGGTTGTTTTTTTTCTTATTGCGCTTAATGCTAGCGTTATTGTTTCAACGATAGTTATTGCTACATCTACAATTCTTACATTTGCGCCTGTGAATTTCTTACATCCAATTAGGGTCGTGCGACTACGTCCTCTTAATGTTTTTGTTTTATTTTGTTGGTCTTCTTTAGGGGTGTATGCTCTGTTATCAAATTTTCAGGTACCTTATTGGTTTTTTTTCTCTTTTAGCTTATGTGGGATTTACTTGTACAGTATAGGTGCTATATTACAAATTTTTCCTAATCTGGGGAAAAAACGAAATCATTAATATATAAACAATTCTTCTGATCTCGTAAAAGAAAAACATGATCTCTATGAGAAAATCGCTTTATAATACGCAGAGATCAATCCCATAATATAACCAATCTTTAAAAAGTTATTTGCTCAATTTATGTTATATAAAATTGACAAAATTCATGTGTTAGAGTTCGTTGCACATTTAAACAATACTGATTTCGATGAATTTTTTCTACAAAATTCAGCATAAAAAAATATTATAAAAAATAGGATTATGTGACACATGGAGAAAAAATAATCCGCACAATTGCAAAACAATGAACTTCAATTATTGATATTAAATAGAGAATAGTAGAATATTTTATCTTATTTTAAAAAAATGGTTGGGGTGCCTGGATTCGAACCAGGGATCGCGGTACCAAAAACCACTGCCTTGCCACTTGGCTACACCCCAATAATGAAAAATATCTTATTTACTGAATTATAGATTACAAATAACGACTACCTATAACAGTCAGCTGATTATCTGATAAGGTTTTGATCTCATATCTAGCAAAAGATAGCAATAGTTTCATATAATATTTTTAAAAAGTATTTTGATTATCCATTGATATTCTTCAAGATTAATAAATTATAAAATCTATTTCTCTTTTTACCATCATCAAAGTATTGTCAAAAAATGTTATTCCTTTAAAAAATATAAATACTATTGTGATTACTATTGCACGATTTTTATATCATAAAAATGTGGTTTTAGACAATATTCCAAACGATTTGTTTTCACAATTTATGCTATCAATAGCCTCTTCCTAACCAATTCTATTGATTA includes:
- a CDS encoding co-chaperone GroES is translated as MVDKRYLRPSRGRVVIRRLQSETMTESGLIIPDTVSEKPSACGGEVVWVGAGVTDQSGKVIEPEVKPGDVVLFGKWSGTEIKLGSDEEYLVMQESDIIGVVVGDRPK
- a CDS encoding TIGR01459 family HAD-type hydrolase → MTKEISSLCQISPFYDIILCDVWGVLHNGQKLFPGSIPALQKARENGLKIILLTNSPRPSASVISHIQSLGSSQKFWDDIITSGDLTHHLLAKESHNIFFIGPDRDRVLLENLNVKVVDEQYAETIICTGLYNDETEKPEDYRILLEPFARRNIPFICANPDILANRGNKVVPCAGALALIYQQLNGIIKMVGKPHLPIYEMAFKKISTLCNSLDKKRILAIGDGMETDIKGALQSGIDALYVSQGIHTHEYSANNKIEAQMLQNFFIRKNLHPHWWIRELI
- a CDS encoding bifunctional riboflavin kinase/FAD synthetase — encoded protein: MHVFHNIETNQPLPNHLKGGVVVIGNFDGIHLGHYSILEHAIKIANGAPTAVLLFSPHPRIVLQSSTPLFTLTPQSIQTKILEKMGFSALIRYKFTLEMSNYSSEQFIRKVLVEWLEAKKVITGSQFRFGKNRSGDGTFLEKSGRKYGFNTILIDELRDNTDQIISSSKIRTELTNGNVHNAAHLLGYHFTIESKVVHGKKIGRTLGFPTANMQLSSETSLKEGVYTIHFRTQDKISYNGIANFGRNPTVIQNGPLLLESFIFDFSQEIYGQTCAVSFFDFLRPEIKFKDLQELQKHTQKDEKKARKLLENYQPLSERDRIICF
- the gluP gene encoding glucose/galactose MFS transporter, with protein sequence MLIQRYGYIKSICIALLILSIGCILFITTTYITTFEVFLVALCILAIGVVILQVALNPLVSLLGSPKTTSSRLTFAQSFNSLGTTVFPYISSILILGNLTDTNKSILQSELETNQYHTTSVISQMYLTIAIFLLLFTFLFWRQRNNFTEPKIKYSKFFQIFTILKKPRFAMGAFCIFLYVGAEVAIGSIMVNYLMRQDTLFLGSVSAGQHTAIYWGSAMIGRFLGCWILSRFSDAKNLCVCCLTASSLVIISACTVGFISGWSLIIVGLFNSIMFPTIFSLATVDLKDRKSEGSSIICTTISGGVIIPLIFGYMADITTLREALIIPAICYMIIAAYGIFCHDKKSGSSAEIE
- a CDS encoding FAD-dependent monooxygenase; the encoded protein is MNRFDVIIIGGGLIGFIAALGSARKGLLTAFVSPSSSFQDLRTTMLMNEGIGFLKDIEVWNSIQHIAEPVSSFKLVDITGYLIKAPDAVFQSTEIGLDAFGYNIPNHALMEVLDEVISQNSLIHCFNASADKVKVEEKEVSVTLSTGEQIIGRLLVGSDGRNSLVRRQMGFRQKKWSYSQKALVLNFKHSKPHNGLCVELHKPLGTVTQIPMGGNCSSLVWIMESQEADFYLKLPWNEISRRLEQYLFSAVGKIEVITEVQGFPLSGMISYCLGKNRVVLIGEAAHALPPICGQGLNLSIRDIIVLLDLLQENKSSFQNIGNRFHSIRCGDVIKRTVFTDLFNRSLFVNYPLLQILRTGTFHMLNTIKPLRQQIMRQSLFLRDL
- a CDS encoding CDP-alcohol phosphatidyltransferase family protein, with amino-acid sequence MNYRNFSSKCIGAFSVHILTACGSFCAFLGVIAAAQYRLVDMFWWIGLALIIDGFDGPIARKMRVKEVLPNWSGDTLDNIVDYLTYVILPAFALYQSNLLDSTGSSIAAGMIVISSAIYYAYTNMKTEEHFFSGFPAVWNMVVFFLIALNASVIVSTIVIATSTILTFAPVNFLHPIRVVRLRPLNVFVLFCWSSLGVYALLSNFQVPYWFFFSFSLCGIYLYSIGAILQIFPNLGKKRNH